From the Tenacibaculum dicentrarchi genome, the window AACTCCATAATACCTGCATTATTTGCTCTTCGGCTTTTGTTAATTGTTTGCTCATTTTTTTACTATTTACTTTTATACACTTCAAATATAACTAAATAATTAGTTTAAACTAATTATTTAGTTCAAAATATTTTTAAGTATTAATTGACTTATTAATATAAGAACCTGTTTAAATTTTAAATAAAATGTTTTTTTAGATATAAACGTCATGCTGAATTTATTTCAGCATCGCATAAAACTAAGAACTACGGCAAATCAGGATGTGAAACTGAAATAAATTCAGTTTGACGGATTCGATTTATTAGGGATAATAAATTGAGTAAATATGCCTAGCCCCGATTGAAGCATTTGTTTGAGCTCCTTTTTTTGATTTTTCTTCAAAAAAAGAGCGAGTGCGGAAAGCGGGAAATTGCTTCAAAAATTAAAATTTAGCACAAAAAAAAAGCGACCCATCTCAGGGAAGCTTTCCATTGGTTAACAAAACCATGACACTATTTAAAGTGCCTAACAACACAACTAAATTGCTGACTTTTAAAAAAAAATCAGCCTACAAATATACAACTTTTTATACATTTACCAAAATTTTTTCGTTTTTTAACAAAAAAGGTGATTTTGTTAATCATTGCGTACTACTTCAATTGATTGTATCTTTGCTACTTCATTAAAAATAAAAAAACAAGCCATGCAATTATCAGAACAAGAAGTTGTACGTAGAGAAAAATTAGGGAAATTACGTGAATTAGGTATCAACCCATATCCTGCTGATTTATTTCCTTTAGATTCAAGTTCTAAAGAAATAAAAGAAAACTTTGCGGAAGATAAACAAGTAGTTATTGCTGGTCGTTTAATGGCTATCAATATACAAGGAAAAGCTTCTTTTGCTCAATTACAAGATAGTGAAGGTAGAATTCAACTTTATTTTAATAGAGATGAAATTTGTACTGGAGAAGATAAAACTTTATATAATGATGTTTTTAAAAAATTATTAGATTTAGGTGATTTTATAGGTATTGAAGGTGAGTTGTTTACCACAAAAGTTGGTGAAAAAACAGTAAAAGTAAAATCTTTTAAATTATTAAGTAAAGCCTTAAAACCTTTACCAATGCCTAAAGTAAAAGATGGTGTTACTTACGATGCTTTTACCGATCCTGAGATGCGTTACCGTCAGCGTTATGCTGATTTAGTAGTAAATCCACATGTAAAAGAAGTTTTTGTAAAACGTACAAAGTTATTTACTGCAATGCGTAACTTCTTTAACGATTCTGGTTATTTTGAAGTTGAAACTCCAATTTTACAACCTATTGCTGGTGGTGCTTCTGCAAGACCTTTTATGACACATCACAACGCTTTAGATGTCCCTTTATATATGCGTATTGCTAACGAATTATACTTAAAACGTTTAATTGTTGGTGGTTTTGATGGTGTTTATGAGTTTTCTAAAAACTTCAGAAATGAAGGAATGGACAGAACGCATAATCCTGAATTTACAGCTATGGAAATTTATGTAGCTTACAAAGACTACAACTGGATGATGGACTTTACCGAGAAATTATTAGAACACTGTGCGATTGCGGTAAACGGAACGAGTGAAGCAACTTTTGGAGAACATAAGATTGATTTTAAAGCTCCATACGCAAGAGTTACCATGGCTGATTCTATCAAACATTTTACAGGTTTTGATATCAATGGAAAATCAGAAGCTGAACTTTTTGAGGCTGCCAAAGGAATGGGTATCGAAGTTGATGAAACCATGGGGAAAGGAAAATTAATTGATGAAATGTTTGGTGAAAAATGTGAAGGAAACTACATTCAGCCTACTTTTATTACTGATTATCCGAAGGAAATGTCGCCTTTATGTAAAGAACACAGAGATAACCCTGAACTTACAGAGCGTTTTGAATTAATGGTTTGTGGTAAGGAAATTGCCAATGCTTATTCAGAATTAAACGACCCAATCGACCAACGTGAGCGTTTTGAAGCGCAATTAAAGTTAGCCGAACGTGGCGATGATGAAGCTTCTGAATTTATCGATAATGACTTTTTACGTGCTTTAGAATACGGAATGCCTCCTACTTCTGGTTTAGGAATCGGAATGGACAGGTTAATTATGTATTTAACGAACAATGCGTCTATTCAAGAAGTGTTATTTTTTCCTCAAATGAGACCTGAGAAAAAAGCACCTTCTGTTGAATTAAGTGACGATGAAAAAGCGGTTTTAGCGATTATTGAAAAATCTGAAAGAATAGATTTGAATAATTTAAAGATACAATCGAGTTTATCTAACAAAAAATGGGATAAAACAATTAAAGGTTTAACTAAAAATAAATTAGCCAAAGTTGAAAAAACTGAAGAAGGTTTATTTGTTGAATTAGTATAATTTTTTCTTACATATACTATAAAAAAGCAATCTCATTTGAGGTTGCTTTTTTTGTTTCTTTAAAAAATTTTTAAATATTAAAAAATCAATAAGATAAATTAAACATACAACTAATTTATTTTTCATAACTTTAAAAAATAACTTTTAAAGAACTATGAGAAAACTACTGCAATACCTGCCTTTTCATTTTCTGGTTTGTATTATTATTGGAATTATATTGCAATTTCATACCGCTATTTGGCGCTTTGATTTTAGTTTTTTAGTCCTTTTTATCTTGGCTTTTACAGGTGTTTTATTTCTTCTGAAAAACATCGTTTCATGGAAATTATATTTTACACTAACAAGCCTTTTATTTTTTATTTTCATAGGGATTTCAACTACTTTTTTACACAATCCTAAAAATTATGACTCTTATTATAAGCACCATATTACTGACAATTCAGACATCATCATACAAATACATAAAGTTTTAAAAACAGGTAATTATGCGCATAAATATATTGCCGATGTTATTCAAATTGATACTAAAAAAACAATCGGAAACGTTTTAATAAACCTTAAAAAAGATAGTATTTCAACGCTTTTAAAAGTAGATGATTTAATTATTACAACCGCTAAATTTGAAAATTTAACAGGTGCTTTAAACCCCTATCAATTTGATTATCGAGAATATTTAGCTAAGCAATATGTGTATCAACAGGTTTTTATAAATCCTACTAATTATCAGAAATTATCGAATGAAAAAACATCTATTTATGGTTTATCAGAACAATTTAGAAACAATATTCAAGCTTCTTTAAAAGGTAAGGGCTTTAAAAAAGAGGAACTATCGGTAATTAACGCCCTACTTTTAGGACAGCGAAAAAACATCTCCAAAAATTTACTTCAAAATTACACCAATGCGGGGGCAGTTCATATTTTGGCTATTTCAGGCTTACATATTGGAATTTTATTTCTGTTATTAAACAGCCTATTCAAACCGATAGAACGGCTTAAAAATGGGCTGCTTTTTAAAACAATTATTATTTTAATATTGTTGTGGGTGTTCGCTTTTATCGCAGGATTATCGGCTTCGGTAGTTCGGGCGGTTACCATGTTTACCTTTGTTGCCGTTGGCGCTTCTTTCAAAAGAAAAAAAGTAGTAGAATATTCGC encodes:
- the lysS gene encoding lysine--tRNA ligase, translated to MQLSEQEVVRREKLGKLRELGINPYPADLFPLDSSSKEIKENFAEDKQVVIAGRLMAINIQGKASFAQLQDSEGRIQLYFNRDEICTGEDKTLYNDVFKKLLDLGDFIGIEGELFTTKVGEKTVKVKSFKLLSKALKPLPMPKVKDGVTYDAFTDPEMRYRQRYADLVVNPHVKEVFVKRTKLFTAMRNFFNDSGYFEVETPILQPIAGGASARPFMTHHNALDVPLYMRIANELYLKRLIVGGFDGVYEFSKNFRNEGMDRTHNPEFTAMEIYVAYKDYNWMMDFTEKLLEHCAIAVNGTSEATFGEHKIDFKAPYARVTMADSIKHFTGFDINGKSEAELFEAAKGMGIEVDETMGKGKLIDEMFGEKCEGNYIQPTFITDYPKEMSPLCKEHRDNPELTERFELMVCGKEIANAYSELNDPIDQRERFEAQLKLAERGDDEASEFIDNDFLRALEYGMPPTSGLGIGMDRLIMYLTNNASIQEVLFFPQMRPEKKAPSVELSDDEKAVLAIIEKSERIDLNNLKIQSSLSNKKWDKTIKGLTKNKLAKVEKTEEGLFVELV